A window of the Methanocella sp. genome harbors these coding sequences:
- a CDS encoding type II toxin-antitoxin system VapC family toxin — translation MVEQVDGLVYYTNGTISYGMATGTITVSNPASTSPLSSAILTLPNGTSLSIGSISPGSSYTAHYVLSPADVNLPLNFKENVVPVTLTNGVPQQLRLIVQLQNTGNAHITGLQYQKSLPPGLAQAWEAHDGGSLTVGSAVAWTINDLAPGDKMNLTIAFSLTPSSGITFPAAGVSYDYSSSLSGSVPRLTASTNTSFQIQKSHITDHSWMVNATVPDSSEFDMVLDSVAISRSNASDPFNTVELASYSPNTRLNPGSSWSTSLIDNFEYVPAYFMKMAYSMPYTTILTSHVEAMTAPITITITNPTPTPTSPPSPPYATPTPVPSATPTPTAPASPDIVFVSPERGEVITGNSTQLETSVPPSGEPGYVAYFLSSNNLTWIRLGQSPVSGALSGFLWTIPQLDGNYYLKAEHYRSDGTLLGIAYTQVLVAHETEPVGMTTMLISGTDWLMLIMALLAVMLLAFILIPYVQVRNVIYDASALAALSREKDWLSKLPREALRPDAMIVEIPGMDKIRMKALNNIDEMRRLERKYELSAYDAMALQLARESGATLVTGDVRMAAIAKQLDVKVKLLEKVAVPVTV, via the coding sequence ATGGTAGAGCAGGTTGACGGTCTTGTCTATTACACGAACGGCACGATATCCTATGGCATGGCCACCGGCACGATTACGGTGTCAAACCCGGCCTCAACATCCCCTCTCTCCTCGGCGATCCTGACGCTACCGAACGGCACGTCGCTTTCAATTGGCAGCATAAGCCCGGGCTCGAGCTATACAGCCCATTACGTCCTGTCTCCGGCGGACGTCAACTTACCCTTGAACTTTAAAGAGAATGTCGTGCCAGTGACTCTGACAAACGGCGTGCCCCAGCAGCTGCGGCTTATCGTCCAGCTTCAGAACACGGGCAACGCGCATATTACAGGCCTTCAATACCAAAAATCCCTCCCGCCAGGACTTGCCCAGGCATGGGAAGCCCATGACGGCGGCAGCCTTACGGTCGGCAGTGCGGTCGCCTGGACAATAAATGACCTCGCGCCGGGTGATAAGATGAACCTCACCATCGCCTTCAGTCTGACGCCTTCCTCGGGCATAACTTTCCCCGCTGCTGGCGTATCATACGACTATTCCTCATCACTATCGGGAAGCGTGCCCCGCCTGACGGCGAGCACGAACACGTCATTCCAGATACAAAAGTCGCACATCACGGACCACTCGTGGATGGTCAACGCCACGGTCCCGGATAGCAGCGAGTTCGACATGGTGCTGGACTCTGTGGCGATCAGCCGCTCGAACGCCTCGGACCCCTTTAATACGGTAGAGCTTGCCTCATATAGCCCGAACACCAGGCTCAACCCCGGAAGCTCGTGGTCGACGTCGCTCATCGATAATTTCGAGTACGTTCCCGCGTACTTCATGAAAATGGCTTATAGCATGCCCTATACGACGATCCTCACTTCCCACGTCGAGGCTATGACCGCACCGATAACCATCACGATAACGAATCCCACGCCGACGCCGACGTCTCCGCCGAGCCCGCCCTACGCGACGCCCACGCCAGTGCCATCGGCCACGCCGACGCCGACGGCCCCCGCGTCCCCGGACATCGTGTTCGTGTCGCCGGAGCGCGGCGAGGTCATCACGGGTAATTCCACGCAGCTCGAAACGTCGGTCCCGCCTTCCGGCGAGCCGGGATATGTGGCATACTTCCTGTCGTCCAACAACCTGACCTGGATCAGGCTTGGCCAGTCGCCCGTATCGGGCGCTCTGTCTGGGTTCCTCTGGACCATACCTCAGCTTGACGGTAACTATTACCTGAAAGCCGAGCACTACCGCTCCGACGGCACTCTGCTGGGTATCGCTTACACGCAGGTACTCGTGGCCCATGAGACGGAGCCCGTGGGCATGACGACCATGCTCATCAGCGGCACCGACTGGCTCATGCTCATCATGGCTCTGCTGGCCGTCATGCTGCTGGCGTTCATCCTTATACCATATGTGCAGGTCCGGAATGTTATCTACGACGCGTCCGCCCTGGCGGCGCTTAGCAGGGAGAAGGACTGGCTGTCGAAGCTGCCCCGCGAAGCCCTCCGGCCTGATGCTATGATTGTGGAGATACCCGGCATGGATAAGATACGAATGAAGGCGCTGAACAATATCGACGAGATGCGCCGCCTGGAGCGGAAATACGAGCTATCGGCCTACGATGCCATGGCCCTGCAGCTGGCCCGTGAGTCAGGCGCGACGCTGGTCACGGGCGACGTGAGGATGGCCGCTATAGCAAAGCAGCTCGACGTGAAGGTAAAGCTCCTGGAAAAAGTGGCAGTACCAGTTACCGTATAA
- a CDS encoding DUF531 domain-containing protein produces the protein MLTLGLYNTYDKVKVVEAHYRGIARGAPIAYAYGFNLALVGFPYDFSQQELVEFVKDNTTIGASGLYLQKLFDEKRLYVMDVPEKGFPAQFGALVATTSHPEKKKQASADEIAGIMVNNKPLLILIGLGRKGLPKEYFEMAHYHLDITDGKGISLETCTAIGAIAARLYTLAEYKKSFKK, from the coding sequence ATGCTGACGCTGGGCCTTTATAATACCTATGATAAGGTAAAGGTGGTCGAGGCGCACTACCGTGGCATTGCCCGGGGCGCCCCGATAGCCTACGCCTACGGCTTTAACCTGGCCCTCGTGGGGTTCCCCTATGATTTCAGCCAGCAGGAACTCGTCGAGTTCGTTAAGGACAATACGACTATCGGCGCTTCGGGCCTCTACCTTCAGAAGCTCTTCGATGAAAAACGCCTCTACGTCATGGACGTGCCTGAGAAAGGCTTCCCGGCCCAATTCGGGGCCCTGGTGGCCACGACATCTCATCCCGAGAAGAAAAAGCAGGCTTCAGCGGATGAGATCGCCGGCATTATGGTCAATAATAAGCCGCTGCTCATTTTAATAGGCCTGGGCCGCAAGGGCCTGCCAAAGGAATACTTCGAGATGGCGCACTACCACCTTGATATAACTGATGGCAAAGGCATCTCCCTTGAGACCTGCACGGCCATCGGTGCAATCGCTGCGAGGCTATATACGCTTGCAGAATACAAGAAATCATTTAAAAAATAG
- a CDS encoding peroxiredoxin family protein, which produces MEYGHKYEQLPVEPGYNAPDFTLKDETGNSISLKEFRDNQSVVLVFIRAVDDAHTSEQLDYLKDSYQRILYHCGNVLTISYGSVNFNKGLAEKHNLPFHILSDEDCSVLKKYQIYNPYEKLIGPNIFILNCAGLITYMYNGKNPEDIVSMADIIAVLHDMAEAGGAEVYGGIVKRNI; this is translated from the coding sequence ATGGAGTATGGACATAAATATGAGCAGTTGCCCGTCGAGCCGGGATACAATGCGCCGGACTTCACGCTAAAGGACGAGACTGGCAACAGCATTTCCTTAAAAGAGTTCAGGGATAACCAAAGTGTGGTGCTTGTTTTCATCCGGGCCGTGGACGACGCCCACACCAGTGAGCAGCTCGATTACCTTAAGGACAGCTACCAGCGCATCCTGTACCATTGTGGTAACGTGCTTACCATTTCTTATGGCAGCGTTAACTTCAATAAGGGCCTTGCTGAAAAGCACAACCTTCCATTCCATATCCTTAGCGACGAGGACTGTTCCGTCCTCAAGAAATACCAGATCTATAACCCTTACGAGAAGCTTATCGGCCCGAACATTTTTATCCTGAACTGCGCCGGCCTCATCACGTACATGTATAATGGCAAGAATCCCGAGGATATCGTGTCTATGGCCGACATCATCGCTGTCCTGCACGACATGGCCGAGGCGGGTGGCGCCGAGGTCTACGGCGGCATCGTAAAAAGGAATATTTAG
- a CDS encoding 30S ribosomal protein S8e: MKYQGKSIRKPTGGRLRPNRGKRKFELGSEITQPVIGATSRKVINVMGNGSKVKVLKENVVNVTDPKSGKTQKTTMTTEVENPANKNYIRRNILTRGSVVMTGLGKAKITSRPGQDGEVNAVLISE, translated from the coding sequence ATGAAGTATCAGGGAAAATCCATCAGGAAGCCCACCGGAGGCAGGCTCAGGCCGAACCGCGGCAAAAGGAAGTTCGAGCTGGGCAGCGAGATCACGCAGCCGGTCATAGGTGCTACCAGCAGAAAAGTCATCAACGTCATGGGCAACGGCTCTAAGGTCAAGGTCCTCAAGGAAAACGTCGTCAACGTGACGGACCCGAAGTCCGGCAAGACGCAGAAGACGACCATGACCACCGAGGTCGAAAACCCCGCGAATAAGAACTACATCCGGCGAAACATCCTGACCAGGGGCTCCGTCGTCATGACCGGGCTCGGCAAGGCGAAGATCACGAGCAGGCCCGGGCAGGATGGCGAAGTCAACGCCGTACTCATCAGTGAGTAG
- a CDS encoding peroxiredoxin family protein yields the protein MYRIEGTAGEGDFAPDFRLKDSRGEEVKLSSFRDRMNVLLVFYRGESDPYSMRWLSQLNDDYLFFRSLNADILAISPDDVDKARNTATRYKIPFKLLADPGKRVIREYGVYDDLENGDDASIFIIDRSGRIRYRFISKFPGEIPPNDKLMETLRHMT from the coding sequence ATGTACAGGATTGAGGGGACCGCCGGCGAAGGCGATTTTGCGCCCGACTTCAGGCTCAAGGACTCGCGCGGCGAAGAAGTGAAGCTGTCAAGCTTCAGGGACAGGATGAACGTGCTGCTCGTGTTCTACCGGGGCGAGTCCGACCCGTACAGCATGCGCTGGCTGTCGCAGCTTAACGATGACTACCTCTTTTTTCGCAGCCTCAACGCGGACATCCTGGCCATCAGCCCCGACGACGTCGATAAAGCCCGGAATACGGCGACCCGGTATAAGATACCGTTCAAGCTCCTGGCAGACCCCGGGAAGAGGGTGATCCGGGAGTACGGCGTTTACGACGACCTGGAGAACGGCGACGACGCATCGATATTCATCATCGACCGCTCGGGCCGCATACGATACAGGTTCATCAGCAAGTTCCCCGGCGAGATACCTCCCAACGATAAGCTGATGGAAACGCTTCGCCATATGACTTAA